TAGATAAAAGCCAAGTGATTTTATCGGCTGTGCCGGATTTCTCCAAGCGGAGTAGTGACGGTAATAAGTTAAGCCGTTTAACAGGTTCAAATAGCTCGGAAGATAAAATACCATCCAATGGTATTTTACTGAGTGGTAATCAAACGCAGCAAAATATGCATGTAACAGCAGAGTCTAAAGAACCGATTCCTCAGCTAAAAGCATCGGATTTTGCTGATGAAATGAACAATTTGGTAGGCCGCTATATGAAAATTACCAATGGTCAATCAGGGAGCACTGAGGCTAAATTTAATTTGTACCCTGAACATTTGGGCCCAATTGAAGTGAAAATCACGAGCCAGCAAGGCCAAGTGACAGCTCAAATTTTAACAAATACGTCATTGGCGAAAGATACTTTATCCGGTCAGTTGAATCACTTACGAGAAGCTCTACAGCAGCAAGGCATAGTAGTACAAAAGCTGGACATTGTTCAACAAACTCCCGCTGCAATGGATATGAATCAGTCGAACCTCTCTTTTTCACAAGGAGGCTCAAACTCATCGAATGGTCAGCGTAACAATCAAATGGATGAGAATTCATCGAAAAAGACAAAAACAGCTGATCAAAATGATGGTGAAAATGAAACATTACCTATTTCATACGGAACAGCCGTTCAGAATGCTGCTTCTAGTATAGACTTTAGCGCATAGAAGGGACCAAATAGGATGAGTAATTGGGTAAATGTAACAAGTTCTTCAAGTAGCCCAGCAACCAATAGTTCTACGACAGCTACATCTAAATCTTCGTTAGGAAAAGATGATTTTCTTAAAATCTTAACGATCCAGTTGGCAAATCAGGATCCATCCAGTCCAATGGATGATAAAGACTTTATTGCCCAGATGGCTACTTTCAGCTCATTGGAACAAATGACGAATCTTAATACTTCGTTTGATAAATTTACAGGCCTTCAAATGGGGCAATATGCCTCTGCCATAGGTAAAGAGGTTACCTGGACACCAGATGGTTCCACTACCCCTTCAACAGGCGTCATTACTGGGGTATCAACCGATGGTAGTGATTATTATTATCAAGTCGGTGATCAAAAAGTACCAATGAGTCAGGTCACACAAATTCAAAATAATACTGCACAGGCAACAGACACTACACAGACTGCATCGACTTCAGGCACTACACAAACAGCATCGGCTGCAGGCACTACACAAACTGCACCGACTGCTTAATCAAATCAAAAAATTACATTACGTACAGAAAATAGGAGGATACAAACATGTTAAAATCACTTTACTCTGGTGTTTCTGGTATGAAAGGTTTTCAAACAAAGTTAGATGTTATTGGTAACAACATTGCCAATGTCAATACAGTTGGATTTAAGAAAAGCCGTGTTATGTTCTCGGACATCATTAACCAAAATATCTCAGGTGCTACAGCACCTACTTCAACTTCTGGCGGGATTAATCCAAAACAAGTTGGTCTTGGTACTAAAATTGCCTCAATTGATACAATTCATACACCAGGAAGCCCGATGACAACGAATGTTGGTACGGATTTGGCGATTGATGGTGATGCTTATTTTGTGGTCTCTCCAACAGCAGATTCAACAACTAATAAAGTAAGTGGAGGCAATTATTTAACTAAAGCAGGTAATTTTACATTAGATTCTAATGGAAATCTTGTTAATTCCAGTGGATATTTTGTTCAAGGGATTACAGGTCCTTCAAGCAATCAACAACCAGTTAAAATTAATATTACAAATAATGCTACCGACAGTAATGCGAAAATATCATCGTTCTCTATTGATAATAATGGATATATTAATGCTGTAGATGCAAATG
Above is a genomic segment from Neobacillus endophyticus containing:
- a CDS encoding flagellar hook-length control protein FliK is translated as MDVTQIPIKINQTENPKGVKGKTPAQSDAQAGSFNQILLKLNSLNKIDIANGDQGNSQQVPVANENSGNKKLSIEDLNELESILSSFMINMQSTQQMQNQMNNQTAGTDTSNNVVSGTQNQNQQNTAGSINALFPFQQNDTNAANELVSLLQKAGVSTQSLSSIDGNQLDAKLVQIINELSSQGDQNSSDTLTGIGDQIKQMLDELSTTTNPVPSMNIQSEANTAPPLSLDKSQVILSAVPDFSKRSSDGNKLSRLTGSNSSEDKIPSNGILLSGNQTQQNMHVTAESKEPIPQLKASDFADEMNNLVGRYMKITNGQSGSTEAKFNLYPEHLGPIEVKITSQQGQVTAQILTNTSLAKDTLSGQLNHLREALQQQGIVVQKLDIVQQTPAAMDMNQSNLSFSQGGSNSSNGQRNNQMDENSSKKTKTADQNDGENETLPISYGTAVQNAASSIDFSA
- the flgD gene encoding flagellar hook assembly protein FlgD, with product MSNWVNVTSSSSSPATNSSTTATSKSSLGKDDFLKILTIQLANQDPSSPMDDKDFIAQMATFSSLEQMTNLNTSFDKFTGLQMGQYASAIGKEVTWTPDGSTTPSTGVITGVSTDGSDYYYQVGDQKVPMSQVTQIQNNTAQATDTTQTASTSGTTQTASAAGTTQTAPTA
- a CDS encoding flagellar hook-basal body complex protein, with the translated sequence MLKSLYSGVSGMKGFQTKLDVIGNNIANVNTVGFKKSRVMFSDIINQNISGATAPTSTSGGINPKQVGLGTKIASIDTIHTPGSPMTTNVGTDLAIDGDAYFVVSPTADSTTNKVSGGNYLTKAGNFTLDSNGNLVNSSGYFVQGITGPSSNQQPVKINITNNATDSNAKISSFSIDNNGYINAVDANGTSGKLAYNSTNNSYYIDTTGASSDDISLATAVVANPEGMQKIGNTMFTTTGNSGKATPDRIQNNSGGTINAGELEMSNVDLTEEFTEMIVAQRGFQANARTITTSDSILQEVVDLKRQ